One genomic segment of Clostridium saccharoperbutylacetonicum N1-4(HMT) includes these proteins:
- a CDS encoding TVP38/TMEM64 family protein: MEYIQRTKWNILINGSALIGIILTITFFVYGIQMNLFTSQAALQTFLQPFGWFAPIIFIIFQAVQVVLPISPGAIGCVGGVLIFGSIQGFIYNYIGICIGSIVAFLLARHYGLNYVVNMSNKKVFNKYISWLKKPSFERIFAIAIFLPVAPDDFLCYIAGLSKMKFKKFVIIILLGKPFAIAMYSLILNIIVQKLLPLMQGGIIR; encoded by the coding sequence TACAAAATGGAACATTTTAATTAATGGTTCAGCATTAATTGGTATAATCTTAACAATTACATTTTTTGTATATGGTATTCAGATGAATTTATTTACATCTCAAGCAGCACTACAAACATTTTTACAGCCCTTTGGTTGGTTTGCACCAATAATATTTATAATATTTCAGGCTGTACAGGTGGTATTACCTATATCTCCAGGAGCTATAGGATGTGTTGGAGGCGTTTTGATATTTGGGTCAATTCAAGGGTTTATTTATAATTATATTGGTATTTGTATTGGTTCAATTGTAGCATTTTTGCTCGCTAGGCATTATGGACTTAACTATGTTGTAAATATGTCGAATAAAAAAGTTTTCAATAAATATATTAGTTGGCTTAAAAAACCTAGCTTTGAACGTATATTTGCTATAGCGATATTTTTACCAGTAGCACCTGATGACTTTCTTTGTTACATTGCAGGGCTTAGCAAAATGAAATTCAAAAAATTTGTTATCATTATACTTTTAGGTAAACCTTTTGCAATTGCTATGTATAGTCTTATATTAAATATTATAGTTCAAAAATTATTACCTTTAATGCAAGGAGGAATTATACGATGA
- a CDS encoding glycosyltransferase, with protein MKVFLYTGLLKLVEKSGIGRAIHHQQKALEDNNILYTTKFYDSYNIVQLNTIFPDSIFIAILSKIRGKKIIYYGHSTMEDFKNSFKGSNFIAPMFKQWIKFCYSLGDIIITPSEYSKKILTSYNLKKPIFALSNGIDLSFFYKDLEGGKRFREKYGLSEKEKIIISVGHYMERKGIRDFIKLAKNMPEITFIWFGYTNPSLVPHSIQNEIDTAPENVKFPGYICREELRDAYSGSDLFLFLTYEETEGIVLLEALAMKTPILIRDIPIYKEMFLDGKEVYKGKTIGEFKEKIEKILTGRLPLLQDSGYELVKEKDIRKIGMQLKSIYKNL; from the coding sequence ATGAAAGTGTTTTTATATACTGGTCTTTTAAAACTTGTAGAGAAAAGTGGAATAGGAAGAGCTATACATCATCAGCAAAAGGCATTAGAAGATAATAATATTTTATATACAACAAAATTTTATGATTCGTATAATATTGTCCAACTTAATACTATATTTCCAGATTCGATTTTTATTGCAATTTTATCAAAGATAAGAGGTAAAAAAATTATATATTATGGGCATTCCACTATGGAAGATTTTAAAAACTCCTTTAAAGGCTCAAACTTCATTGCCCCTATGTTTAAGCAATGGATTAAATTTTGCTACAGTCTTGGAGATATAATAATAACTCCAAGTGAATATTCTAAAAAAATATTAACAAGTTATAATCTTAAAAAACCTATTTTTGCTTTATCTAATGGAATTGATCTTTCATTTTTCTATAAAGACTTAGAAGGTGGAAAAAGATTTAGAGAAAAGTATGGTTTATCTGAGAAGGAAAAAATAATCATTTCAGTAGGTCACTACATGGAGCGCAAAGGCATAAGAGATTTTATAAAATTAGCAAAAAATATGCCGGAAATAACATTTATTTGGTTTGGATATACCAATCCTAGTCTTGTACCTCACTCTATACAAAATGAAATTGATACCGCCCCAGAGAATGTGAAATTCCCAGGCTATATATGCAGAGAGGAATTGCGTGATGCTTATAGTGGAAGTGATTTATTTTTGTTTTTAACATATGAGGAGACAGAAGGAATTGTATTACTAGAAGCTCTTGCAATGAAGACTCCAATTCTAATTAGAGATATTCCAATTTATAAAGAAATGTTTCTCGACGGAAAAGAAGTGTATAAAGGTAAGACTATTGGAGAGTTTAAGGAAAAAATTGAAAAGATACTTACAGGAAGACTGCCATTATTGCAAGATTCGGGTTACGAGTTAGTAAAGGAAAAAGATATCAGAAAAATAGGGATGCAATTGAAATCGATATATAAAAATTTATAG
- a CDS encoding phosphatase PAP2 family protein has translation MSLLQNIDNSILEFIKNNMHSSIMDKIMIICTYLGNGGAIWIAIAALLTISKKYRKVGFLTLGALALSAILGEGILKHLIQRTRPCIDIPAIDMLIAKPLSYSFPSGHAASAFAAVTVLSKYFKKYRIVLLGLALSIAFSRLYLYVHYPSDVIAGIILGLMCGKASMTLLQFITGKIDDSEPIAF, from the coding sequence ATGTCATTGTTACAAAATATAGATAATTCAATTTTAGAATTTATTAAAAATAATATGCATAGCTCAATTATGGATAAAATTATGATTATATGTACTTATTTAGGAAATGGAGGAGCAATATGGATTGCAATAGCTGCGTTATTGACAATTAGTAAAAAATATAGAAAAGTTGGTTTTCTAACATTAGGTGCTTTAGCACTAAGTGCAATTTTAGGTGAAGGAATATTAAAACATCTGATTCAACGAACACGACCATGTATAGATATACCTGCAATTGACATGTTGATTGCTAAGCCTTTATCTTATTCATTCCCATCTGGACATGCAGCTTCAGCATTTGCAGCAGTGACAGTATTATCTAAATATTTTAAGAAGTATAGAATAGTGCTTTTGGGGTTAGCATTATCAATTGCATTTTCAAGATTATATTTATATGTACATTACCCATCGGATGTAATAGCAGGTATCATTTTAGGGTTAATGTGTGGTAAAGCTTCAATGACTCTATTACAATTTATAACAGGAAAAATAGATGACAGCGAACCAATAGCTTTTTAA
- a CDS encoding ABC transporter substrate-binding protein — protein sequence MKKKFALIVVINLIGIIIGCGASTVEAAIEKDRLQTIIERGVINVASGYDVPFFYMDSKTNQISGIDANIITEIVKRLGIKKTEVKKVPFEILLEKLNTDDSIDIAASGIYIIPEREKLVVFTQPLYKETEAVIVPKFSEINFMSDLKNAVVGVEKGTAFEELAKKWKENNLIKDIMFFENSSELLNVINNGKVDAGISDSVVVNYLLLKNKNLLLRTLKGYTTEIPGTVGIAVRKDDKSLLNALNKTISDMKADGTLYTILVDNGLDKSNIIENR from the coding sequence ATGAAAAAAAAATTCGCTTTAATTGTTGTTATAAATCTTATTGGAATAATAATTGGTTGCGGTGCAAGCACTGTGGAAGCTGCAATAGAAAAAGATAGGTTGCAAACAATAATAGAAAGAGGAGTAATAAATGTTGCTTCAGGATACGATGTTCCATTTTTTTATATGGATTCTAAAACAAATCAGATAAGCGGAATTGATGCTAATATCATAACTGAAATTGTAAAGCGACTTGGAATTAAAAAAACTGAAGTGAAGAAAGTACCATTTGAAATCTTATTAGAAAAATTAAATACTGATGATAGTATTGATATTGCAGCTAGCGGAATATATATAATTCCTGAACGTGAAAAGCTTGTGGTATTTACACAACCTTTGTATAAAGAAACAGAAGCTGTTATTGTTCCAAAATTTTCTGAAATTAATTTTATGAGCGATTTAAAAAATGCAGTAGTTGGAGTAGAAAAAGGAACAGCATTTGAAGAGTTGGCAAAAAAGTGGAAGGAAAATAACTTAATAAAGGATATAATGTTTTTTGAAAATTCATCTGAATTATTGAATGTTATAAATAACGGGAAAGTTGATGCAGGTATATCTGATTCCGTTGTTGTAAACTACTTATTATTAAAGAATAAAAACCTTTTATTAAGAACGCTAAAAGGTTATACTACTGAAATACCTGGAACTGTAGGAATAGCTGTTAGAAAAGATGATAAATCTTTATTAAATGCATTAAATAAAACAATTAGTGATATGAAAGCAGATGGTACATTGTATACGATTCTTGTAGATAATGGATTAGATAAAAGTAATATAATTGAAAATCGATGA
- the hcp gene encoding hydroxylamine reductase: MEENPMFCYQCEQTAGGKGCTKSGVCGKTPEIANLQDLIIYQLKGISCYAKPLIEQGKTIDKGIVKFVENGLFTTLTNVNFDAEVHIRLLKESQKIKEYLRDQAPEGQYPDAATYNLSDSKEEMLKDSVKAGIMYDQNLDADIRSLRSTILYGLKGVSAYGHQARFIGYNNDQVDNIYFLGLEATTNDKLSLDDMIRMTMRVGDMSVQVMQLLDEANTSRYKNPSPHKVNVNIKKGPFIIVSGHDLRDLEMLLEQTEGKEINIYTHGEMLPSHGYPELKKYKHLVGNFGSAWQNQQKEFDGIPGCILMTTNCLMRPRETYKDRIFSTSVVGWDGIKHIDVLEDGTKDFSEIINKALELGGFKEDEEEKEILVGFGHHATLSHAEAIVNAVKEGKVRHFFLIGGCDGARPGRNYYTEFAQKVPEDCVILTLACGKYRFNKLDFGEVAGLPRLLDVGQCNDAYSAVRIATALADAFNTDVNGLPLSIILSWYEQKAVADLLALLSLGVKGIYLGPSLPAFISPNVLQYLVDTFNITPISEPDDDLKTCLQQGV; the protein is encoded by the coding sequence ATGGAGGAAAATCCTATGTTTTGTTATCAGTGTGAACAAACAGCTGGAGGAAAGGGGTGCACAAAGAGTGGTGTATGCGGAAAAACGCCAGAAATCGCAAATTTACAAGACTTAATAATATATCAATTAAAAGGAATTTCTTGCTATGCAAAGCCTTTAATTGAACAGGGTAAAACTATAGACAAAGGAATAGTTAAATTTGTTGAGAATGGTTTATTTACAACATTAACAAATGTAAACTTTGATGCTGAAGTTCATATAAGATTATTAAAGGAATCACAAAAAATAAAAGAATATTTAAGAGATCAAGCACCAGAAGGACAATATCCAGATGCAGCAACATATAATTTAAGTGACTCAAAGGAAGAGATGTTAAAGGATTCAGTAAAAGCAGGGATAATGTATGATCAGAATCTAGATGCAGATATTCGTTCCTTAAGATCAACTATACTATATGGATTAAAAGGTGTAAGTGCTTATGGGCATCAAGCAAGGTTTATTGGTTACAATAATGACCAAGTAGATAATATTTATTTCTTAGGATTAGAAGCTACTACAAATGATAAGTTAAGCTTGGATGATATGATACGTATGACAATGAGAGTAGGAGATATGAGCGTGCAAGTAATGCAACTTTTAGATGAAGCTAATACTAGTAGATACAAAAATCCTTCACCTCATAAGGTAAATGTAAATATTAAAAAAGGCCCATTTATTATAGTATCTGGTCATGACTTGAGAGATTTAGAAATGCTTTTGGAACAGACAGAAGGTAAAGAAATTAATATTTATACACATGGCGAAATGTTACCATCACATGGATATCCAGAACTAAAAAAATATAAACATCTAGTAGGCAACTTTGGTTCTGCATGGCAGAATCAACAAAAAGAATTTGATGGAATTCCGGGATGTATTTTAATGACTACTAACTGTTTAATGAGACCAAGAGAAACTTATAAGGATAGAATATTTTCAACAAGTGTTGTAGGCTGGGATGGGATAAAGCATATCGATGTTTTAGAAGATGGAACTAAGGATTTCAGTGAAATAATAAATAAAGCATTAGAATTAGGTGGTTTTAAAGAGGATGAAGAAGAAAAAGAAATACTAGTAGGCTTTGGACATCATGCAACATTATCTCATGCTGAAGCAATTGTTAATGCGGTTAAGGAAGGAAAGGTTAGACATTTCTTCTTAATTGGTGGGTGTGATGGTGCAAGGCCAGGAAGAAATTATTATACTGAATTTGCTCAAAAGGTTCCAGAAGATTGTGTTATCCTCACACTGGCATGTGGAAAATATAGATTTAATAAATTAGACTTTGGAGAAGTTGCTGGACTTCCAAGATTATTAGATGTAGGTCAATGTAATGATGCATATTCAGCAGTTAGAATTGCAACAGCACTTGCAGATGCTTTTAATACAGATGTTAATGGATTGCCATTATCAATAATTCTTTCATGGTATGAGCAAAAAGCAGTTGCTGACCTTTTAGCATTACTTTCATTAGGTGTAAAAGGAATTTACCTTGGACCATCACTTCCAGCATTTATAAGTCCTAATGTATTACAATATTTAGTGGATACATTTAATATAACACCTATAAGTGAACCGGATGATGATTTGAAAACTTGCTTACAACAAGGTGTGTAA
- the pgaD gene encoding poly-beta-1,6-N-acetyl-D-glucosamine biosynthesis protein PgaD — MNIIDGLQKKSIRILEILITTIGWLVMLYYIIQTLLSIVLFSLLYTVLWSLNLSNFYNKLSSLDDVSAIIHIFIITIVIAGSCFILMYFWGRYNYKRYAHLRRRKFPKDVTQEEIEIYFNLPSLLVKKMQNDKIIILEKTIV; from the coding sequence ATGAATATAATTGATGGATTGCAAAAAAAGAGCATTAGAATATTAGAAATATTAATAACTACAATTGGATGGCTTGTCATGCTGTATTATATAATTCAAACTTTATTATCTATTGTATTATTTTCATTATTATATACAGTATTATGGTCATTAAATTTATCTAATTTTTATAACAAGTTATCTTCCTTAGATGATGTAAGTGCAATAATACATATTTTTATAATCACCATTGTTATTGCAGGTAGTTGCTTTATATTAATGTATTTTTGGGGAAGATATAACTATAAAAGATATGCACATTTAAGACGACGTAAGTTTCCTAAAGATGTAACACAAGAAGAAATTGAGATTTATTTCAACTTACCATCCCTTCTCGTGAAAAAAATGCAAAATGATAAAATTATCATTTTAGAAAAGACTATAGTATAA